A single region of the Agromyces sp. Leaf222 genome encodes:
- a CDS encoding CDP-glycerol glycerophosphotransferase family protein encodes MTVNSVGTLHVPRRGSLGRRLRTARVDEVLGGIAAVITLVLASLGWNLAAVAGLTLITAVMLALTVRRVVPTISTFAIGRAVLVMVAASASAELWGAACLLLLGLVAEAVCARILRAQAPLASNLPGCRLSEPRRLGGAPAQLSSFVAIALVAWLGLAGAPWWATAIAAAALVVVAVLAVLGLMRIRERRFDASRMRAALDALEPEFVVHWDAQPSTAYQLRMWLPYLEALGRPYFVIARNPDSYPEAVATTSRPVVYRPELEDLEDVVLPSLRAAFYVNNATRNVHLIRFIGMRHVQLNHGESDKAPSYNPSLRAYDLNFVAGQAAVDRFAAHGIATNDDFFRIVGRPQAAEIASADGVDTAPPKVAMYAPTWAGFHADSAYSSLAAGEMIVTALLARDLTVVFRPHPHTDLDPALREHANRVRDLLEEDRRTTGRDHLVGRRPERELSLAECFNAADLLITDVSSVAADFLASGKPFAVSQMMSGPESASGPPEAALVSGGYPFGPTPTGLATVLDTMAADPLREDRLRLRTYVLGPSGPDAVDAFTSAALQALEPRR; translated from the coding sequence GCCCGTGTCGACGAGGTCCTCGGTGGGATCGCCGCGGTCATCACCCTCGTGCTCGCATCCCTCGGTTGGAACCTGGCCGCGGTGGCCGGTCTGACGCTCATCACGGCGGTGATGCTCGCCCTGACCGTTCGGCGAGTCGTGCCGACGATCTCGACCTTCGCCATCGGCCGAGCGGTGCTCGTGATGGTGGCGGCATCCGCGTCGGCCGAGCTCTGGGGCGCCGCCTGCCTCCTCCTCCTCGGGCTCGTCGCCGAGGCGGTCTGCGCGCGGATCCTCCGGGCGCAGGCGCCCCTCGCATCGAACCTGCCCGGCTGCAGGCTCAGCGAGCCCCGCAGGCTCGGCGGCGCTCCCGCCCAACTGTCCTCGTTCGTCGCGATCGCGCTCGTCGCGTGGCTCGGGCTCGCCGGGGCGCCGTGGTGGGCCACGGCGATCGCGGCCGCTGCGCTCGTCGTCGTTGCGGTCCTCGCGGTGCTCGGGCTCATGCGGATCCGCGAACGGCGATTCGACGCGAGCCGCATGCGCGCCGCGCTCGACGCGCTCGAGCCGGAGTTCGTCGTGCACTGGGACGCGCAGCCGTCCACCGCCTACCAACTGCGAATGTGGCTGCCGTACCTCGAGGCGCTCGGCCGCCCGTACTTCGTGATCGCGAGGAATCCCGACAGCTACCCCGAGGCGGTTGCGACCACCTCTCGGCCGGTGGTGTATCGGCCCGAGCTCGAAGACCTCGAGGACGTCGTGCTGCCGTCCCTGCGAGCGGCGTTCTACGTGAACAATGCGACGCGGAACGTGCATCTCATCCGATTCATCGGCATGCGACACGTGCAGTTGAACCACGGGGAGAGCGACAAGGCGCCGAGCTACAACCCGTCGCTGCGCGCCTATGACCTGAACTTCGTCGCGGGACAGGCCGCTGTCGATCGGTTCGCCGCGCACGGCATCGCGACGAACGACGACTTCTTCCGCATCGTCGGGCGTCCCCAGGCTGCGGAGATCGCATCCGCCGATGGCGTCGACACCGCCCCGCCGAAGGTGGCGATGTACGCCCCGACGTGGGCCGGTTTCCATGCCGACTCCGCATACAGCTCACTCGCGGCGGGCGAAATGATCGTGACCGCCCTGCTCGCCCGCGATCTGACGGTCGTCTTCAGGCCGCATCCGCACACCGACCTCGACCCGGCCCTGCGCGAGCACGCGAACCGGGTGCGAGACCTTCTCGAAGAGGATCGGCGCACGACGGGGCGCGATCACCTCGTGGGCCGGCGACCCGAGCGCGAGCTGAGCCTGGCGGAGTGCTTCAACGCCGCTGATCTCCTGATCACCGACGTGTCGAGCGTCGCCGCCGACTTCCTCGCCTCGGGCAAGCCGTTCGCCGTCTCGCAGATGATGTCCGGACCCGAATCGGCTTCGGGGCCGCCCGAAGCCGCGCTCGTGTCGGGCGGCTACCCGTTCGGGCCGACTCCCACCGGGCTCGCGACGGTGCTCGATACGATGGCCGCAGATCCGCTCCGCGAGGACCGGCTCCGGCTCCGCACCTACGTCCTGGGGCCTTCCGGTCCGGATGCCGTCGACGCGTTCACCTCCGCGGCGCTTCAGGCCCTCGAACCTCGGCGCTAG